Within the Mucilaginibacter sp. CSA2-8R genome, the region GATATAATAGCCAGGGCAGGTGGTTTAACAGCATCGGCAGATGCCGCTGGCGGATCTCTTAAACGTGATAACGCTACTATTTTAGGTGTTGACAAAAATAAGCTTGACAGCGCCGCTGTCGAAAAGGAAAAAATTGAAAAAGCAAATAGATTGGTAACAAGCTATCGTGATACTGCTGCAGCAGAAACTGTGCAGGTCAGAAATAACTATGTTGGTATCAATCTTGAAAAAATATTAAAAGAACCAGGTTCAAATGCAGATATATTGGTTGAAAACGGTGATGTGTTGCGTGTACCTAAATTGCAACAAATTGTAAGAGTAAACGGAAAAGTTTTATATCCAAGTGCAGTGGTGTACAGCAAATCAAAATCTTTTAATGATTATGTATATGGTGCTGGCGGATATTCAACGGAGGCCTCCAAGCGTCGCGCTTATGTAGTTTATCCTAATGGGACAGTAAAAGGCACGCGTAAGTTCCTATTTTTTAACAACCACCCGTCTGTTAAACCCGGTAGCGAAATCTTTGTACCGGAGCATCCACCAAAAGAAAAGTTAGGTATACAGGGCATTGTCGGCCTATCAACAGCAGTAGCATCTTTAGCAGCCATATTAGTCACTCTTTTAAGGAATTAATTTAAATGAGCACAGATAGTGTTGGGGTACAAAAATCAAATACAGATACTAAGTTCCCGTCTGGAAGTAAGCATATCGCCTCAGATGAAATATCTCTAAAAGATTTATTTCTTGAAATAGGAAAAGCGTTCAAATACCTCTATTCAAAAAAGTATATAATACTTTTCGTTGTATTATTAGGCTGTGTTTGTGGTTTCTTCTATGCCAAATCAAAAAAAATTAAATACATAGCAACAACAACTTTTTACTTAGAGGGCGCAGGTGGCGGCGGAGGTAGTTTGCTTGGACAGTATGCAGGGTTAGCTGCTATGGCAGGTATATCTGTTGGCGGTAGCGGAGATGGTATGTTTCAGGGCGATAATCTTTTTGAGTTGTATAAATCACGCACGATGATTGAAAAAGCTCTTTTAAAAGAGGTCATCGTAGGAAACAGAAAGTACAAATTAATTGACAGGTATATATCAATTAATAAATTGAAGCAGGGTTGGAAAGGTACAAAACTTGAAAACTTAAGTTTTGATTTAGAAAAAAGAATGTCTTTCAACCGGCTACAAGACAGCGTTTTAAAGGGTATTGTTGACGACATAAACGGTAACTACTTAAATGTTGACAAGCCCAATAAACAGGTAAGCATAATAAGAGTGCAGGTTACTGCAAACAATGAAGAATTTGCTAAAGATTTTAATGAGCAAATTGTAAACACTGTAAATGATTTTTACTCGCAAACTAAAACAAAAAATTCGTTGCAAAATTTAGCCATTTTACAACACCAAACTGATTCTGTAAAGCGCATGCTAAATAGTGCGTTATATCAAACAGTTGCTATATCAGATGCCACACCCAATTTAAATCCTAACAGGCAGCTTTTAAGGGCTCCGGCACAACGCTCACAGTTTAATGCTGAGGCCAATAAGATGATTTTAAGTCAGCTTGTGCAAAATTTAGAAGTTGCAAAAATTACTTTGCGTAAAGAGACTCCCTTGCTGCAGGTTATTGACCAGCCTTTATATCCGTTAGAACTTAAAAAAGTAAGTGCTGTTAAATGGGCGATATTGGGAGGAATTGCATTCGGTGTATTGAGTGCGGTAGGCATTCTGATCGTACGTTTTGTTAAAAATGTAACCAATGACTAAGCAGAAATTTTCTGATACCTTATAAACATATTTCTTTTTTTGCTTCAACATTGTTTTCTATATGATGCAGTCATCAGATAAAAAGTGGATAATTAAATCCGAGACATCCATTTTTGATGTTAAATTTAAAGAAGTTGCGGAGTATCGTGACTTACTCTGGCTTTTGGTAAGACGGGATTTTGTCTCATTTTACAAGCAGACAATTTTAGGTCCTGTTTGGTTCTTTATCCAACCGTTATTTACGATTGTTATGTATTCCCTTATTTTTGGAGGAGTAGCGGGCATATCAACCGATGGCATACCGCAGCCTCTATTTTATTTGGCAGGAATTATAACTTGGAATTACTTTTCTGATTGTTTAATTAAAACCTCTACAATTTTTAAAGACAATGCCTTGATTTTTGGTAAGGTATATTTTCCAAGATTGATAATGCCTTTAAGTTTAGTTTTTTCAAATCTGGTACGGTTTGCTGTTCAAATTGTATTATTCGTTATCCTGATGGTATTCTATTATATAAAAGGGTCAAATATCAGCATGAATATGTATGCCTTGTTATTCCCGTTATTAGTTGTTTTAATGGCTATACTTGGGTTAGGATTTGGAATGATTATCTCAGCCCTTACAACAAAATACAGAGATTTAGCTTTTATAGTGACCTTTGGTGTTCCATTATTAATGTATGCCACTACCGTAGTGTACCCTTTGAGCGCTACCCCCACTAAGTTCTATTGGATTGTTAAACTTAACCCTTTGACGCCAATTATCGAGCATTTTAGATATGGTTTTTTAGGTAGCGGAACTATTTCCTGGCCATCTTTAATATATTCAGCTGTTTGCTCAATAGTAGTATTGCTATTAGGGGTTTTAATATTTAACAAAGTTGAAAAGAACTTTATTGATACAGTGTAAGTAACAAAATGAGCGATATAGTAATAAAGGCCGAAAATATCTCAAAGGCCTATCAATTAGGCGAGATTAGTACAGGTACGCTCAGTAGAGATTTGGAGCGTGCTTGGGCGAAACTTAGAGGTAAGGAAGACCCGTTTTTAAAAGTTGGTGAAACCAACGATCGTACTAAAAAAGGTAAGAGTGATTTTGTTTGGAGTTTAAAGGATATAAACTTTGAGATAAAGCAAGGCGATGCTGTTGGAATTGTTGGCCGCAATGGAGCAGGGAAGAGTACCCTCCTAAAAATCCTCAGTAAAGTAACTACGCCAACTACTGGTCAAATTACTGGTACCGGACGAATAGCCAGTTTGCTTGAGGTTGGAACGGGCTTTCATCCTGAGCTTACCGGAAGAGAAAATATCTATCTCAACGGCGCTATTTTAGGTATGCGCAAACATGAAATAAAAAGGAAATTTGATGAAATTGTAGATTTTTCTGGCGTTGAGAGATATGTAGACACGCCCGTGAAGCGCTATTCATCCGGAATGTACGTACGTTTGGCTTTTGCAGTAGCTGCGCATCTCGAATCGGAGATATTAATTGTAGACGAAGTGCTTGCCGTAGGAGATGTTGAGTTTCAAAAAAAGTGTTTGGGTAAGATGGGAGAAGTAAGTAAAGGCGAAGGACGAACGGTGCTTTTTGTTAGCCACAATATGGCTGCCGTAAATACTTTATGCAATATCGCTTTTCAATTGAAATTTGGAAACTTGGTTGGCATTGATACTCCCAAAAAGATAATCGAGTCATATTTAACCACAGAGAAACAAGAGGCTTACTATGACTTTTTAGAAAGCGGTAAATATATAGGTGATAACTCTGTTATGTTGCGCAGTATAAAAGTGATAAATCCAGATTTTCAAGTTTACGAGTCTATCTTTGTCACGGACAAATTAGGCATTCAGATAGAGTATGAAATAAAGAATGATAATTTCAAACCTGAGCCTACATTAGCGCTAAAAACGCGGGATGACGTCATTATAATTCACTGCGTTGGTAATTTCAAGCAATATACAACAGGTGTTTACAGGGTTGTTTACTGGATACCCGAAAACTTTTTAAATGATATGGACTATGTTGCGCTAATAGGTATTACAACAAGTAATCCTGTTACAATTCATTGCGAACACGAGATTTTATTTACGGTATACGATGATGTGAATGCGCCGACCAGAGGAGATTATAAAGATAAAATGCACGGTTTTATAAGGCCTCTATTAGACAGACAATGTGAACGTATTGAGTAGTGACACCGTTTTAAAGATTGCCAGCGTTGATTACCCCTAAAAATATAGTAAAACTTTTTTGGTATCGTTTGAGATCTAACCTTACCAGTAATCAGGTGACCAAAACTGATTACGATAGAAAGTTTTGGTTTAGTTACTTGAAAAACTTTGTCAGCGACATCAATTTACAAAGTAAGCCGAAAGGTGATTTTGAAGTCATTGACGTTTTAATTCCTGCTGTTGAACGCGATTTAAATACACTGAAATATGCAATTCAATCATTAAAAAAATTTTCATGTAATCCAATAAATCAAATTTACATAGTTGCGCCCGACTCAGAAAAAATAAGTGACTTTGCGCAACAAAACGGATGCATTTATGTGAAAGACCAAGCTATTAATAACATAAAAAAAAATGATATTAAATACTCTGTTGACGGTTTAGACAGAAGCGGATGGTTATTTCAGCAGTTGGTTAAATTAAGTTGGACTGATATTTCCTCAGCAGAATACTGTTTAATATTCGATGCAGATACTATGATTTTGAGGGATCAAGTTTTTGTTACTAACCAAAGAAAGTTGGTCTTAAACTGTTCTGATGAATATCATACACCGTATTACGCCGTATTTAAGAAGCTTTTAAAAAGAGACGTTGACTTTCCGTTATCTTTTGTTTCGCATTATATGATTTTCGAGCGGGGTACTACTATTGAATTGCAAAAAAGACTGGACGAATTAAATAATACCACTTGGATTAAAGCGATCTTAAATCATTGCGACTATAATTCTCACTCAGGCTTTTCGGAGTATGAGTTGTATGGACACTACATGTATCTTTATCACAGAAACAGTATAATTGTCAACTATTGGTACAACCAATTATTAACGCGTAAAGAGTTTGAAAGAAAAGACGAATTTTTTGATGCTTCAAAGTACAAGTCAGCATCGTGTCATTGGTACAACTCTTAATGTATTAAAAACAATCCTGTAATTGGTGGGAAACTAAATAAGATTTTTTTGATGATTTATGTGAAATTAGTAAGTGGGCTGGGGAATCAACTATTCCAATACGCAATAGGCAGGATGATTTCGCTAAAAAATAATATGCCCTTGAAGCTTGATGTGTCTTTTTTTGAAAGTCAAAGTTTAAGGCAATTCAAATTAAATCACTACAACATTGCAGCAGATATAGCTACGCCAGATGAAGTCGATAAATTCTTAACAAACTATCGTAGTAAATCTATAAAATCTAAAATATTTAGAAAAATTGATTACCGTTTGCCTAAATCATATCGGAGGTATTTTATAGAGAGTGAGCCTTTCGTATATGAACCTGATCTCTTCAAAATCCATAATAGTGTATACTTAGATGGTTATTGGCAAAATCAAGCTTATTTTGCTGATGTAAACCCAACGATTTTCAAAGAACTGAAAATTAAAGAAGTGTACTCAGCTATTGCCGGGAATTATCTGAAGAAAATTCAGCATCATCCGTCGTCTGTGGCCCTGCATATAAGAAGGGGGGACTATGTGACTGATAAAAAAGCTTTTGAAATGATGG harbors:
- a CDS encoding alpha-1,2-fucosyltransferase, translating into MIYVKLVSGLGNQLFQYAIGRMISLKNNMPLKLDVSFFESQSLRQFKLNHYNIAADIATPDEVDKFLTNYRSKSIKSKIFRKIDYRLPKSYRRYFIESEPFVYEPDLFKIHNSVYLDGYWQNQAYFADVNPTIFKELKIKEVYSAIAGNYLKKIQHHPSSVALHIRRGDYVTDKKAFEMMGVLPIDYYNEATKIIKSDLIDPHYFVFSDDLNWAKDKLNVGSAVTFVDFNGEISDYTELELMSQCKHNIIANSSFSWWGAFLNTNKKKIVISPQNWVKSSAINSKVHIQMSNWLKL
- a CDS encoding lipopolysaccharide biosynthesis protein, translating into MSTDSVGVQKSNTDTKFPSGSKHIASDEISLKDLFLEIGKAFKYLYSKKYIILFVVLLGCVCGFFYAKSKKIKYIATTTFYLEGAGGGGGSLLGQYAGLAAMAGISVGGSGDGMFQGDNLFELYKSRTMIEKALLKEVIVGNRKYKLIDRYISINKLKQGWKGTKLENLSFDLEKRMSFNRLQDSVLKGIVDDINGNYLNVDKPNKQVSIIRVQVTANNEEFAKDFNEQIVNTVNDFYSQTKTKNSLQNLAILQHQTDSVKRMLNSALYQTVAISDATPNLNPNRQLLRAPAQRSQFNAEANKMILSQLVQNLEVAKITLRKETPLLQVIDQPLYPLELKKVSAVKWAILGGIAFGVLSAVGILIVRFVKNVTND
- a CDS encoding ABC transporter permease produces the protein MMQSSDKKWIIKSETSIFDVKFKEVAEYRDLLWLLVRRDFVSFYKQTILGPVWFFIQPLFTIVMYSLIFGGVAGISTDGIPQPLFYLAGIITWNYFSDCLIKTSTIFKDNALIFGKVYFPRLIMPLSLVFSNLVRFAVQIVLFVILMVFYYIKGSNISMNMYALLFPLLVVLMAILGLGFGMIISALTTKYRDLAFIVTFGVPLLMYATTVVYPLSATPTKFYWIVKLNPLTPIIEHFRYGFLGSGTISWPSLIYSAVCSIVVLLLGVLIFNKVEKNFIDTV
- a CDS encoding polysaccharide ABC transporter ATP-binding protein, which translates into the protein MSDIVIKAENISKAYQLGEISTGTLSRDLERAWAKLRGKEDPFLKVGETNDRTKKGKSDFVWSLKDINFEIKQGDAVGIVGRNGAGKSTLLKILSKVTTPTTGQITGTGRIASLLEVGTGFHPELTGRENIYLNGAILGMRKHEIKRKFDEIVDFSGVERYVDTPVKRYSSGMYVRLAFAVAAHLESEILIVDEVLAVGDVEFQKKCLGKMGEVSKGEGRTVLFVSHNMAAVNTLCNIAFQLKFGNLVGIDTPKKIIESYLTTEKQEAYYDFLESGKYIGDNSVMLRSIKVINPDFQVYESIFVTDKLGIQIEYEIKNDNFKPEPTLALKTRDDVIIIHCVGNFKQYTTGVYRVVYWIPENFLNDMDYVALIGITTSNPVTIHCEHEILFTVYDDVNAPTRGDYKDKMHGFIRPLLDRQCERIE
- a CDS encoding DUF6492 family protein; protein product: MITPKNIVKLFWYRLRSNLTSNQVTKTDYDRKFWFSYLKNFVSDINLQSKPKGDFEVIDVLIPAVERDLNTLKYAIQSLKKFSCNPINQIYIVAPDSEKISDFAQQNGCIYVKDQAINNIKKNDIKYSVDGLDRSGWLFQQLVKLSWTDISSAEYCLIFDADTMILRDQVFVTNQRKLVLNCSDEYHTPYYAVFKKLLKRDVDFPLSFVSHYMIFERGTTIELQKRLDELNNTTWIKAILNHCDYNSHSGFSEYELYGHYMYLYHRNSIIVNYWYNQLLTRKEFERKDEFFDASKYKSASCHWYNS